In one Vagococcus entomophilus genomic region, the following are encoded:
- a CDS encoding MucBP domain-containing protein, whose amino-acid sequence MKKYVKICLIVMLLVPNILFILEPKAAYADSGLDNLVSQAKNASKQTVTEEVKKLITTKSEQHISTVSTPLNNLFSYKAGETKKYTEGGPTWGKEAFVISSNPIYTTDGVDTNLLKIDFNRPGSGTTNTSPSSISITAKTNKKIDTSFWLEVRSVYVVWHTYKWETFSGSEEKTWYSQDLLDNPVSIRVHVTKDNEEGTVKVSYTDIDTGESVINDNTLYGKIGTSFDKDVTADYEAKKEYIQRQFYQYVGEKNTHGNYMDGTVQAEYQFERIQGGDITVNHVNNDTSLNDKQKAAFGTPKSDTLSGKYGETKVAKAQSIPHYETIDGKVEKPITLNENPQQVTFEYKLSQAKPVTVKYVDQDGKPIAGVDNKLVTGRWGDEYTVVPREEIPFYTLIDSAEPIKGELTDEAQEIVYHYQVAEGAPVEIHYLDEDGKKLKKDKTLSGLKFGQQFTEKAIEIEHYQQKNDEITGQITDKKQEITFVYTKNGGKPVRVDFQDETGNLINESYLLNGKYNEAFDVSESNTDVQDILTKITDRHYQLTNKAGDVTGKFTDDAAQKYSSHVIYKFNKKMAPGKIKVRYLNSQTNKEIADSDTLTGKYDETYTSQPKIIKDYHLTKIPENSSGTFGEKAAEVVYLYEPNVGGTVELNYISKETKKPIATTDVKSGGVNQDYQFEAKSIPHYVVTTIPTNATGVYPAANKVINVYFEYDRAKAKPVHVVYQDEKGKILGKEELSGENKKWNDSFQTEIKSFEGYEIKKIEIDGKEVAAGNGLYDDEKAQTVVYTYKLKKAAPVLVKYIDIETQKEISAQDTVFDQDAVYGDQFQSQAKDIKQYIYKQAELNQKVQEGPVVSGKYTDYQQTLVYYYVKDKTSIKTKSSQIYVGDKWRAEDNFDSATDKEGNPVDFKAVTVEGTVDTSKAGTYEITYNYNGISSIAKIKVKDVQTAVNVHDSTIYVGDKWRAEDNFDSAVDREGNRLAFKDISVNGEFDTSKVGTYEVFYSYDGVTVAVKITVKAAQTAINVHDSTIYEGDKWRAEDNFDSAIDKAGEKVAFKELIVTGSVDTKKAGSYEISYVYQGMTSVARVTVKPRPQPDPSNNQKKEERQTKKPIKTKTKQSNLKGSNSPLPKTGEQETPMFTLIGAAILSLIPIFVFKKSKLKN is encoded by the coding sequence GTGAAAAAGTATGTAAAAATTTGTTTGATTGTAATGTTGTTGGTACCTAATATACTGTTTATTTTGGAGCCTAAAGCTGCCTATGCAGATTCAGGATTGGACAATCTTGTAAGCCAAGCGAAAAATGCTTCGAAACAAACCGTAACAGAAGAAGTAAAAAAATTAATTACAACGAAATCAGAGCAACACATCAGTACAGTATCGACACCGCTGAATAATCTATTTTCGTATAAGGCAGGTGAAACAAAAAAATATACAGAAGGGGGGCCTACATGGGGCAAAGAGGCGTTTGTTATCAGTTCAAATCCAATATATACGACAGACGGAGTGGACACAAATTTATTGAAAATTGATTTTAATCGTCCAGGATCAGGTACAACAAATACGTCCCCTAGTAGTATTTCAATCACAGCAAAAACGAACAAGAAAATAGATACCAGTTTCTGGTTGGAAGTTCGTAGTGTTTATGTTGTATGGCATACGTATAAATGGGAAACTTTTTCGGGGAGTGAAGAAAAAACCTGGTACTCTCAAGACTTATTAGACAATCCAGTTTCGATTCGAGTGCACGTGACCAAGGACAATGAAGAAGGTACAGTAAAAGTATCCTATACAGATATAGATACAGGCGAGTCTGTTATTAATGATAATACGCTTTATGGAAAAATCGGCACTTCTTTTGACAAAGATGTCACGGCAGACTATGAGGCCAAAAAAGAATATATTCAAAGACAATTTTATCAATATGTTGGCGAAAAAAATACACATGGGAACTATATGGATGGCACCGTTCAAGCTGAATATCAGTTTGAAAGAATTCAAGGAGGAGATATAACAGTAAACCATGTTAATAACGATACTTCACTGAACGACAAGCAAAAAGCAGCTTTTGGTACACCGAAATCAGATACTCTGAGCGGAAAGTATGGAGAAACCAAAGTTGCGAAAGCGCAATCAATTCCTCACTACGAAACAATAGATGGAAAAGTAGAGAAACCAATAACTTTAAATGAAAATCCTCAACAGGTAACATTTGAGTACAAGCTATCTCAGGCCAAGCCAGTAACCGTTAAATATGTGGATCAAGACGGTAAACCAATTGCTGGCGTTGATAACAAGTTGGTTACTGGGAGATGGGGAGACGAATATACCGTTGTTCCCAGAGAAGAGATTCCTTTTTACACTTTAATTGATAGTGCTGAACCGATAAAAGGAGAACTGACGGACGAAGCTCAAGAGATTGTGTATCATTATCAAGTAGCGGAAGGTGCACCAGTAGAGATTCATTATTTGGATGAAGACGGAAAAAAACTGAAAAAAGATAAGACACTTTCAGGATTAAAATTTGGCCAACAGTTTACCGAAAAAGCGATAGAAATCGAGCATTATCAGCAAAAAAATGATGAAATAACAGGTCAAATTACGGACAAGAAGCAAGAAATTACGTTTGTCTATACAAAAAATGGCGGCAAGCCAGTACGAGTTGATTTCCAAGATGAAACGGGGAATCTTATCAATGAAAGCTATCTACTAAATGGAAAATATAATGAAGCTTTTGATGTAAGTGAAAGTAACACGGATGTTCAGGATATTTTAACTAAAATCACTGACAGACATTACCAATTGACGAATAAAGCGGGAGATGTAACAGGTAAGTTTACTGATGATGCAGCGCAAAAATATTCAAGTCATGTCATCTATAAATTTAACAAAAAAATGGCTCCTGGTAAGATAAAAGTACGTTATCTTAATAGTCAAACAAATAAAGAAATTGCGGATTCAGATACCTTGACGGGAAAATATGATGAAACGTATACAAGCCAACCAAAAATTATTAAAGATTACCATTTAACCAAAATACCAGAAAATAGCTCGGGTACATTTGGAGAGAAGGCTGCAGAGGTTGTTTATTTGTATGAACCAAATGTTGGTGGAACAGTTGAACTAAACTATATAAGCAAAGAAACGAAGAAACCAATTGCCACTACTGATGTGAAATCAGGTGGTGTGAATCAAGACTATCAATTTGAAGCAAAATCAATTCCCCATTATGTTGTGACAACGATCCCTACCAACGCAACAGGTGTCTATCCTGCTGCAAATAAAGTGATTAATGTCTATTTTGAATATGACCGAGCAAAAGCTAAACCTGTTCATGTTGTCTATCAAGATGAAAAAGGAAAGATACTTGGAAAAGAAGAGCTTAGTGGTGAAAATAAAAAATGGAATGATTCTTTCCAAACAGAAATCAAATCGTTTGAAGGATATGAAATTAAGAAAATAGAGATTGATGGAAAAGAAGTAGCAGCTGGAAATGGGTTATACGATGATGAAAAGGCCCAAACGGTTGTGTATACCTATAAACTAAAAAAAGCCGCACCAGTTTTGGTAAAATATATAGATATCGAAACACAAAAGGAAATTAGTGCCCAAGATACAGTATTTGATCAGGATGCAGTGTATGGGGATCAATTCCAAAGTCAAGCAAAAGATATTAAACAGTATATCTATAAACAGGCAGAACTTAACCAAAAAGTACAAGAGGGTCCCGTGGTTTCTGGAAAATATACAGATTATCAGCAAACACTTGTGTATTATTATGTAAAAGATAAAACTTCTATAAAAACAAAGAGTTCCCAAATTTATGTTGGGGATAAGTGGCGCGCAGAAGATAACTTTGACAGTGCAACGGATAAAGAAGGCAATCCAGTAGATTTTAAAGCTGTTACAGTGGAGGGAACGGTAGACACTAGCAAAGCAGGAACCTATGAGATTACATACAATTACAACGGCATCTCAAGTATCGCAAAAATAAAGGTAAAAGATGTCCAGACCGCGGTTAATGTCCATGATTCCACAATTTATGTTGGGGATAAGTGGCGCGCAGAAGATAATTTTGACAGTGCGGTTGATAGAGAGGGTAATCGTTTAGCTTTCAAAGACATCTCAGTAAATGGAGAATTTGATACTAGTAAAGTAGGAACTTATGAAGTTTTCTATAGCTATGATGGTGTGACCGTTGCGGTAAAAATAACGGTTAAAGCTGCACAGACAGCAATCAATGTCCATGATTCTACCATTTATGAAGGAGATAAGTGGCGCGCAGAAGACAATTTTGATAGTGCGATTGATAAAGCGGGTGAGAAAGTTGCATTTAAAGAGCTTATTGTGACAGGTAGTGTGGATACTAAAAAAGCAGGAAGCTACGAAATTAGCTATGTGTATCAGGGGATGACTAGTGTTGCAAGAGTAACGGTGAAACCAAGGCCACAACCTGACCCAAGTAATAATCAGAAAAAAGAAGAACGTCAAACGAAAAAGCCTATTAAAACTAAAACAAAGCAGAGCAACTTGAAAGGCAGCAACTCTCCCCTTCCAAAAACTGGGGAGCAAGAGACACCTATGTTCACTTTGATTGGAGCCGCGATACTTTCTTTAATTCCAATTTTTGTATTTAAAAAGAGCAAACTGAAAAATTAA
- a CDS encoding LysR family transcriptional regulator, producing MDTKDLQIFYEVVQSKSTSKTAEKLGYVQSAISKRVTKLEEEIGLTLFTRSNKGMVLTQNGADFLKYAQQILTTVSDMEQHFHQKIATLRIGATPTISSNYLKKAYVNPHVTVYTFLISELFVRLKEGHVAIILTNRAYPSPEFHCLKQIREKIVWCYAAKRETLNMPTKIVVSRDPNCPYRLATLSTLTKKQEQSISLIEVDTLDVLLSLVSAGDALAVLPEKTVTSNKQLQADRTRSIGAVDLFVYKLKTNQTPIDLSFLS from the coding sequence ATGGATACAAAAGACTTACAGATTTTTTATGAAGTAGTGCAATCAAAATCCACTAGTAAAACTGCAGAAAAGCTTGGTTATGTTCAATCAGCTATTAGCAAACGAGTCACGAAGCTAGAAGAAGAAATTGGCCTTACTTTATTTACTAGAAGTAATAAAGGGATGGTTTTAACCCAGAATGGGGCGGATTTTTTAAAGTATGCGCAGCAGATTCTGACCACCGTTTCAGACATGGAACAACACTTTCATCAGAAAATCGCCACGCTGCGCATTGGGGCGACTCCGACAATCTCAAGCAACTATCTAAAAAAAGCTTACGTAAATCCCCATGTTACTGTCTATACTTTTTTAATATCTGAGCTTTTTGTACGTTTGAAAGAAGGTCATGTAGCCATTATCTTAACAAACCGAGCATATCCTTCCCCTGAGTTCCACTGCTTAAAACAAATCCGCGAGAAAATCGTTTGGTGCTATGCTGCTAAGAGAGAGACTTTGAATATGCCAACCAAAATTGTTGTGAGCCGAGATCCTAACTGTCCTTATCGCTTGGCAACGTTGTCTACTCTCACCAAGAAACAAGAACAAAGCATTTCATTGATTGAAGTAGATACACTAGATGTGTTGCTTTCCCTAGTAAGCGCAGGGGATGCCCTAGCTGTTTTACCTGAAAAGACGGTTACTTCTAACAAGCAGCTTCAAGCTGACAGGACCCGCTCAATTGGCGCAGTCGATCTCTTTGTCTATAAACTTAAAACAAACCAAACACCAATAGATTTAAGCTTTTTATCCTAG
- a CDS encoding histidine phosphatase family protein produces the protein MKTVYLVRHGQTLFNVQHKIQGVCDSPLTKTGINQAKIAREHLEKQGIQFEEAYASTSERAVDTLELLADVPYKRIKELREWNFGTYEGEGEHLNPPLPYEDFFVQFGGESQAQVEERISHTMEKILSETSASHILVVSHGAAIANFNRHWAHTSRVGKPNRIQNCSLFKYSYQASKFVLEEIIEHDFSHIQ, from the coding sequence ATGAAAACCGTATATTTAGTTAGACATGGTCAGACTTTATTCAATGTGCAACACAAAATACAGGGGGTTTGTGATTCTCCACTAACAAAGACTGGAATAAACCAAGCAAAAATTGCTCGTGAACATCTGGAAAAGCAAGGCATTCAGTTCGAAGAGGCGTATGCTTCCACATCTGAAAGAGCGGTAGATACACTGGAGCTACTAGCAGATGTTCCCTACAAGAGGATAAAAGAGTTAAGAGAATGGAATTTTGGCACGTATGAAGGCGAAGGCGAGCACTTAAACCCTCCTTTGCCTTATGAGGACTTTTTTGTTCAGTTTGGTGGGGAATCTCAGGCTCAAGTAGAAGAGCGGATCAGTCACACGATGGAAAAAATCTTGAGTGAGACAAGTGCGAGTCATATTTTAGTTGTGTCACACGGAGCTGCAATTGCTAATTTTAATCGGCATTGGGCACATACGAGTCGTGTTGGAAAGCCAAATAGAATTCAGAATTGTTCTTTGTTCAAATACAGTTATCAAGCGTCCAAATTTGTGCTAGAAGAAATCATCGAACATGATTTTAGTCATATTCAATAG
- a CDS encoding DUF4865 family protein, producing the protein MNAMQYKIKLPNDYDMNKIRERVAQNGMKTDGFEDLEMKAYLIKDTPTKKEYAPLYIWKQQAGMNHFIFDGFYDNILSTFGWQKINIAIPYIVELNPTIQNAKYVLEVEQEINETAHMAGLNFSVENVPYEARVLVYNPDKWKKVEFYFLEDIPQSLEATASIYEILHVSQ; encoded by the coding sequence ATGAATGCTATGCAATACAAAATCAAGTTACCAAATGATTATGATATGAACAAGATTAGGGAAAGGGTCGCACAGAATGGGATGAAAACAGATGGATTTGAAGACTTGGAAATGAAAGCTTACCTCATAAAAGATACGCCTACAAAAAAAGAATACGCCCCACTCTATATTTGGAAGCAACAAGCTGGAATGAATCACTTTATTTTTGATGGTTTTTATGACAATATTTTAAGCACTTTTGGCTGGCAAAAAATCAATATCGCCATCCCTTATATTGTCGAATTAAACCCAACAATTCAAAATGCCAAATATGTTTTAGAAGTTGAACAAGAAATCAACGAAACTGCTCATATGGCAGGCCTGAACTTCAGCGTGGAAAACGTCCCATATGAAGCTAGAGTATTGGTATATAATCCAGATAAATGGAAAAAAGTAGAATTTTACTTTTTGGAGGATATCCCCCAAAGTTTGGAAGCAACAGCCTCTATTTATGAGATACTGCATGTATCACAATAA
- a CDS encoding helix-turn-helix domain-containing protein has protein sequence MLPNYLKRELSILFFVINKKQTTADEISQSLNFSKRIVKENLLIINKHFTEYLSIENFILSKKTGIITVRPELRTNAVSYAYHLKLFLLKNNVLFNYCVLLVTSDTIEKSQILEKLFISPSYLHKLTQRLNTFFDPFDFKIIRANHLYSLEGNEMNIRLFTYLFLQDSFQDLEWPFPTISIESLHNKVPKELLEEAFKRPHTKNRTMDIISAVLQIRISKNHYVHPPKSIAIQTFFTLVQDSFDITVPFQKWYSSPIPETDKKVEIQYLNFLSHIFISDIVPKKEKIKLGKLFLGHDHSFCTLSRDILLSSIHIENFAVAKEHQYLCMYYLTFLNAFYFLVGNAIYPIISLFIPSPTFHLHIQSKYLTAITDKIAPIVDNVDHRTLIATALYTLFTSKKSAQIKIYLQMIKDFTASYFIENRLLSLYNPSSVIITDDYSLADIIVTDTLERGDPSKKVFYLDSVNNKESWQELIHLIQQSYLEQQGLQNEIN, from the coding sequence TTGTTACCCAATTATTTAAAAAGAGAGCTATCTATCTTATTCTTTGTTATCAATAAGAAGCAGACCACTGCAGATGAAATCTCACAATCGTTAAATTTTTCAAAAAGAATAGTCAAAGAAAATCTACTGATTATTAACAAACATTTTACAGAATATTTAAGTATTGAAAATTTTATTTTATCAAAAAAAACCGGTATAATTACGGTGCGTCCCGAACTACGTACAAATGCCGTATCCTATGCGTATCATTTGAAATTATTCTTACTAAAAAATAATGTTTTGTTCAATTATTGCGTACTCTTAGTGACCAGCGATACAATAGAGAAAAGCCAAATTTTAGAGAAACTTTTCATTTCACCAAGTTATTTGCATAAATTAACCCAACGATTAAATACTTTTTTTGACCCTTTTGATTTTAAGATTATCCGTGCCAATCATCTTTATTCCCTAGAAGGCAATGAAATGAATATTCGCCTATTTACCTACCTGTTCTTACAAGATTCTTTTCAAGATCTTGAATGGCCCTTCCCTACTATTTCAATTGAAAGTCTCCATAATAAAGTTCCCAAAGAATTATTAGAAGAGGCCTTTAAAAGACCACATACTAAGAACAGAACCATGGATATTATATCTGCTGTTTTGCAAATTAGAATTAGCAAAAACCATTATGTACATCCACCTAAATCAATTGCTATTCAAACGTTTTTTACACTGGTTCAAGATAGCTTTGACATAACTGTCCCCTTTCAAAAATGGTATTCTTCTCCTATCCCAGAAACAGATAAAAAAGTTGAAATTCAATATTTAAACTTTTTATCACATATTTTTATTTCTGATATTGTTCCCAAAAAAGAAAAAATTAAATTGGGAAAACTCTTTTTGGGACATGACCATTCTTTTTGTACCTTATCAAGAGATATCTTGTTATCCAGCATACATATAGAAAATTTTGCTGTTGCTAAAGAACATCAGTACTTATGCATGTATTACCTCACCTTTTTGAATGCCTTCTACTTTTTAGTGGGTAATGCTATTTATCCTATTATTAGCCTTTTTATTCCTTCGCCAACTTTTCATTTACATATCCAAAGTAAGTATCTCACAGCAATCACGGATAAAATTGCGCCTATTGTCGACAATGTCGACCACCGTACTTTAATTGCAACAGCATTATACACACTTTTTACTTCTAAAAAAAGCGCACAAATAAAAATCTATCTACAGATGATCAAAGATTTTACAGCTAGCTATTTTATTGAGAACAGATTACTCAGTCTTTACAATCCAAGTAGCGTCATCATCACCGATGATTACTCCTTAGCAGATATTATTGTTACAGATACTTTGGAGCGAGGAGATCCTAGTAAAAAAGTTTTCTATCTTGACTCAGTGAACAATAAAGAAAGTTGGCAAGAACTGATTCATTTAATCCAACAGTCTTATCTTGAGCAACAGGGCCTGCAAAATGAAATAAATTGA
- a CDS encoding MerR family transcriptional regulator, which produces MNIKEFAERTHATPRTIRFYEEKGLLCPKRNDNGYRDYQEEDVLEMKTILALKTANLSLEDIARIVALKNRETSLLCKEETLSFLERQISQLALQIKLTQLVHDQFVAIKSVVQKSEGEADMTKVLSILKQLERGGIEHEKDN; this is translated from the coding sequence GTGAATATCAAAGAATTTGCGGAACGCACGCACGCAACACCTAGAACTATTCGTTTTTATGAAGAAAAAGGGCTACTGTGCCCTAAAAGAAATGACAATGGTTATCGGGATTACCAGGAAGAGGACGTCTTAGAGATGAAGACGATCTTAGCTTTAAAAACGGCTAATCTATCACTAGAAGATATCGCGAGGATTGTCGCATTAAAAAATAGAGAAACTTCTTTGTTGTGTAAAGAAGAAACTTTAAGCTTCTTGGAGCGACAAATTTCACAATTAGCGCTTCAAATCAAACTAACGCAACTCGTTCATGACCAATTTGTAGCGATCAAATCAGTGGTACAAAAAAGTGAGGGTGAAGCAGATATGACGAAGGTACTATCAATTTTAAAACAGCTAGAACGTGGGGGAATAGAGCATGAGAAAGACAATTAA
- a CDS encoding DJ-1/PfpI family protein: protein MKKILLFLLDGYADWEAGFVSAKLNKPELGFEVQTISLETQTVTSQGNFVTNTANTLESFDDFDKLSAFVLIGGTGWGNQHLIKGYHPNVYDESSSASITALIDECLIRQHIIVAGICDGATFLADNGYLNKIDHTGNSLVHLQNKGLDYAGAAHFKELQAVSFGKIITANGTAPLEFTRELLLCLGMLDGRNQVDEWYQTYKQGYFIMTCHETYQIGKPSQKNTKNGLPTFLCFFYSAQFISFCRPCCSR, encoded by the coding sequence ATGAAAAAAATTTTACTATTTTTGCTAGATGGATATGCTGATTGGGAAGCTGGTTTTGTCAGTGCCAAGCTGAACAAACCAGAACTAGGCTTTGAAGTACAAACGATTTCTTTAGAGACGCAGACCGTCACTTCGCAAGGAAATTTTGTCACGAATACGGCGAATACACTTGAATCATTTGATGACTTCGACAAACTCTCGGCTTTTGTTTTGATTGGTGGGACTGGTTGGGGGAATCAGCACCTAATCAAAGGGTATCATCCCAACGTTTACGATGAAAGCTCAAGTGCAAGTATCACTGCATTGATTGATGAGTGTCTGATCCGCCAACATATAATCGTAGCGGGCATTTGTGATGGTGCTACGTTCTTAGCTGATAATGGCTATTTGAACAAAATAGATCATACGGGCAACTCGTTGGTCCATTTACAAAATAAAGGCCTTGATTACGCAGGAGCAGCACATTTCAAAGAGCTCCAAGCGGTTTCTTTTGGGAAAATCATCACGGCAAATGGGACAGCTCCATTAGAGTTTACGCGAGAACTATTGCTCTGTCTGGGGATGCTTGATGGACGGAATCAAGTGGATGAATGGTATCAGACTTATAAACAGGGGTATTTCATTATGACTTGTCATGAAACATATCAGATAGGAAAACCCTCACAAAAAAACACAAAAAATGGTTTACCCACTTTTTTGTGTTTTTTTTATTCTGCTCAATTTATTTCATTTTGCAGGCCCTGTTGCTCAAGATAA
- a CDS encoding bifunctional transcriptional activator/DNA repair enzyme AdaA: MIKDQAKIDEYYTMLQNKNSQYEGIFFVGVKTTGIFCRPTCPAKKPLKENCEFFHDAQEALLAAYRPCKRCKPLTNQSYLSDDVRKLVEAVEKNPQKKWMDKDFDELAIHPNTARRQFKKNFGMTFIEYSRARRLGLAFKEIRAGNPLIQAQLESGFDSGNGFRDAFSKIMGELPSKSKEVLALSSSWIETKLGAMLVISDKEKIYLLEFVDRRGLENEIVRLRKRLNAAIIPQRTKVMEQLEQELWEYFEGKRMDFEVPLFRLGSDFEKEVWSQLQQTKVGETMAYKQLATRVGNSKASRAVANANGKNQLALLIPCHRIIASDGGIGGYGGGIERKKWLIQHEKTMAEKMARKEDQA; this comes from the coding sequence ATGATTAAGGATCAAGCAAAAATCGATGAATACTATACCATGCTCCAAAACAAGAATTCCCAGTATGAAGGGATTTTCTTTGTTGGAGTCAAAACAACGGGGATATTTTGTCGTCCCACATGCCCCGCAAAAAAACCATTAAAAGAAAATTGTGAGTTTTTCCATGACGCGCAAGAAGCCCTACTAGCTGCTTATCGGCCATGTAAAAGATGTAAGCCACTGACAAATCAAAGTTATTTGTCAGATGATGTGAGAAAGTTAGTGGAGGCAGTGGAAAAAAATCCACAAAAAAAATGGATGGATAAAGATTTTGATGAGCTGGCGATTCATCCGAATACTGCCCGCAGACAGTTTAAAAAAAATTTTGGTATGACGTTCATCGAGTATTCAAGAGCAAGAAGACTAGGACTTGCCTTTAAAGAGATTCGAGCAGGAAATCCTTTGATTCAGGCACAATTAGAGAGTGGATTTGACTCGGGAAATGGTTTTCGAGATGCTTTTTCTAAGATAATGGGGGAACTCCCATCAAAGAGTAAAGAGGTTTTGGCACTTTCTTCTTCGTGGATAGAAACCAAACTTGGCGCGATGCTTGTGATTAGTGATAAAGAGAAAATTTATTTGTTAGAATTTGTCGATCGTCGTGGACTTGAAAATGAGATTGTTCGGTTGAGGAAGCGGTTAAATGCAGCGATTATCCCACAACGGACAAAGGTGATGGAGCAGCTTGAGCAAGAGCTTTGGGAGTACTTTGAAGGCAAGCGTATGGATTTTGAGGTACCACTATTTCGGTTAGGCTCCGATTTCGAAAAAGAGGTGTGGTCACAATTGCAACAAACAAAAGTAGGGGAAACCATGGCGTATAAACAATTAGCGACTCGGGTTGGAAATAGTAAGGCTTCACGAGCGGTAGCGAATGCAAATGGAAAAAATCAATTAGCACTCCTAATTCCATGTCACCGGATTATTGCTAGTGACGGAGGGATTGGCGGATATGGTGGAGGAATTGAACGCAAAAAATGGTTGATTCAACACGAGAAAACCATGGCTGAAAAAATGGCAAGGAAAGAAGACCAAGCGTAG
- a CDS encoding DUF4260 domain-containing protein has translation MRKTIKLEFFTLFLTIVYTYFFVFNYSGKLFFFLFFVPDVSMVGYIFGNKLGAKVYNLGHNLILPSLLMIGSLICQQEIGIQLSLIWASHIYMDRTMGYGLKYQTGFKQTHLT, from the coding sequence ATGAGAAAGACAATTAAACTAGAATTTTTCACATTATTTTTGACCATAGTGTATACTTACTTTTTTGTATTCAATTATTCGGGAAAGTTATTTTTCTTTTTATTTTTCGTCCCGGATGTATCAATGGTTGGGTATATTTTTGGGAACAAGCTCGGAGCAAAAGTTTACAATTTAGGACATAATCTAATTCTACCAAGTCTCTTAATGATAGGGTCTCTTATTTGTCAGCAAGAGATTGGCATACAACTTTCATTGATTTGGGCGAGTCATATTTATATGGACCGAACGATGGGATATGGGCTGAAATATCAAACGGGCTTTAAGCAGACACACCTCACTTGA